In Mycolicibacterium mucogenicum DSM 44124, the following are encoded in one genomic region:
- a CDS encoding mannosyltransferase: MTAGPASITRPALSRWQTRAPLILAVSAILRVASTMGYYVVKGDAFFDLRVYVLGGSALTHPGSLYDFFYVDPTKGEHLPFTYPPFAAIVFAPLHFAPFGVVAFAWQVALIAAVYATVRLCQRFIGGGSARVAMLWTAGAIWMEAPGSSIQSGQIGIFLMLAVLYAAYDSRWWLSGLLIGVGAGIKLTPAITGFYFVGVRRWGTALFSAVVFFGTVGLAYLLLPDETRRYFPHQMAEAGKTLPVGSAWNQSWQGGLSRIAGHDVGMSPLVVGAIVGTAVLAVLAFRALGGEHDRLGSLLVVQLFGLLAEPVSWTHHWVWVLPLIIWLLYGSWRERPGARFLGWGWTVLMVLSVPSLLSFAQPNIWQISRPWYLAWGELVYIVAAVATMAWITWTGRRGEVTHRA; this comes from the coding sequence CCGCCGGGCCTGCCTCCATCACGCGTCCGGCATTGTCACGCTGGCAAACTCGGGCTCCGCTGATCCTCGCCGTCAGCGCAATCCTGCGGGTGGCCTCGACGATGGGCTATTACGTCGTCAAGGGCGATGCGTTCTTCGATCTGCGGGTGTACGTCCTGGGCGGGTCGGCGCTCACGCACCCCGGCAGCTTGTACGACTTCTTCTACGTCGACCCGACGAAGGGCGAACACCTGCCGTTCACCTATCCCCCGTTCGCGGCAATCGTGTTCGCGCCCTTGCATTTCGCCCCGTTCGGTGTGGTCGCGTTCGCGTGGCAGGTCGCGCTGATCGCGGCCGTCTACGCCACGGTGCGCCTGTGCCAGAGATTCATCGGCGGCGGCAGCGCGCGCGTTGCGATGCTGTGGACGGCGGGGGCGATCTGGATGGAGGCACCCGGCAGCAGCATCCAATCGGGACAGATCGGCATCTTCCTCATGCTGGCCGTGCTGTACGCCGCCTACGACTCGCGGTGGTGGCTGTCCGGTCTGCTGATCGGCGTGGGCGCCGGCATCAAGCTGACGCCCGCGATCACCGGCTTCTACTTCGTGGGAGTACGACGTTGGGGTACTGCACTGTTCTCTGCCGTTGTGTTCTTCGGGACCGTCGGATTGGCGTATCTGTTGCTGCCCGACGAGACCCGGCGCTACTTCCCGCACCAGATGGCCGAGGCCGGCAAGACGCTGCCGGTGGGCTCGGCCTGGAACCAGTCCTGGCAGGGCGGGCTCTCCCGGATCGCCGGTCATGACGTCGGCATGTCGCCCTTGGTCGTCGGCGCGATCGTGGGCACCGCCGTGCTCGCGGTGCTGGCCTTCCGGGCGCTCGGGGGCGAGCACGACCGGCTCGGGTCACTGCTCGTGGTGCAACTGTTCGGGCTGTTGGCCGAACCCGTGTCATGGACACATCACTGGGTCTGGGTACTGCCGCTGATCATCTGGCTGCTCTACGGGTCCTGGCGCGAGCGGCCCGGTGCCCGGTTCCTGGGCTGGGGCTGGACGGTGCTGATGGTGCTCAGTGTGCCCAGCCTGCTGTCGTTCGCGCAGCCGAACATCTGGCAGATCAGCCGCCCGTGGTACCTGGCTTGGGGTGAGCTGGTCTACATCGTCGCGGCGGTGGCGACCATGGCCTGGATCACCTGGACAGGGCGTCGTGGTGAAGTCACTCATCGGGCGTGA